Proteins encoded in a region of the Mariprofundus ferrinatatus genome:
- a CDS encoding Rne/Rng family ribonuclease — MTTPKKLMLINANHDEESRVAIVEDGYLHELDIESASKALTKSNIYKGKITKVEASLQAAFVEYGSNRQGFLSLSEIHPDYWKEGVDKSANPRNLSIQDILQPKQEILVQVVKEERGNKGAALTTQISLAGRYLVLSPNTTRGGISRKLSDDERRSMKEILSQLEVPENMGLIIRTAGKDQNLEALQRDYNYLRRLWDEIRIKSETTPSPALIYLEGDLATRAIRDHFSDDVQEIWVDNHEVYTQTKAFVHAVLPGKEKLVKLYRGRKPLFRHYGVESQCEEIHEREIRLPSGGSIVLDPTEALTAIDINSSRATKGKHIDDTALAINLEAAEEIARQLRIRDIGGLIVIDFIDMASRKHGQQVEETLRKACKGDKARIQFARISRFGLLEMSRQRLHPSVRESTTEPCPRCQGRGSIRTVESMALQMLTRMEDWAEEGKKPTLIVQVPSDTGEYLMNNKRANIARIEEVNEVQITLQIRPDLDIPHYRIERQWTENNQQRVEVLEDTSKKIKPPRSGRKLKPVKPVVGIPTPPPPEPEVKKDGPLKTLLNILTGANRKERLQREAEEEERRKEEEEQRQKRRRSRGGRNRRRGSSERNGDEVAASDSEQKQSSEAQKPKRKRTRKPRPERTEPTDIVASENDESAGEAKPRRRRRRRRRPASKDGDSSQSQDQSLTEGQGASSGETPETGGENSQESREKRSRPRRRKPAASSQDTPASAEKQESASSASEVATNPEKQNPAARQESKPDAVAAPSE, encoded by the coding sequence GTGACTACACCAAAGAAACTCATGCTCATCAATGCAAACCACGACGAAGAGAGTCGCGTAGCCATTGTTGAGGACGGATATCTGCATGAACTGGATATCGAGTCAGCAAGCAAAGCACTGACCAAAAGCAACATTTATAAGGGCAAGATCACCAAGGTTGAGGCCAGCCTGCAGGCTGCTTTTGTCGAATACGGATCCAATCGTCAGGGTTTCCTCTCATTGAGCGAAATTCACCCCGACTACTGGAAAGAGGGTGTCGATAAATCAGCCAATCCTCGAAACCTCTCGATTCAGGACATTCTGCAACCGAAGCAGGAGATCCTTGTTCAAGTGGTAAAAGAGGAGCGCGGCAACAAGGGTGCAGCGCTGACCACCCAGATTTCGCTGGCCGGCCGCTATCTGGTCCTCAGCCCAAACACCACACGTGGCGGCATCTCACGCAAACTCTCCGATGATGAGCGACGCTCCATGAAGGAGATCCTCTCCCAGCTGGAAGTGCCCGAAAACATGGGGTTGATTATCCGCACTGCTGGAAAGGATCAGAACCTTGAAGCACTGCAGCGCGATTACAACTACCTGCGCCGTCTCTGGGATGAGATTCGCATCAAGAGCGAGACCACCCCGTCCCCTGCCCTGATCTACCTTGAGGGCGATCTGGCAACCCGTGCCATCCGCGACCACTTTTCCGATGATGTACAGGAGATATGGGTTGATAACCATGAGGTCTACACCCAGACCAAGGCGTTTGTTCACGCCGTACTGCCCGGCAAAGAGAAACTGGTTAAACTCTATCGCGGCAGAAAACCACTGTTCCGCCATTATGGTGTTGAATCACAGTGTGAAGAGATCCATGAGCGTGAAATCCGTCTGCCTTCTGGCGGTTCCATTGTTCTGGATCCGACCGAAGCACTGACTGCAATTGACATCAACTCATCGCGTGCCACCAAAGGCAAGCATATCGATGATACCGCCCTGGCCATCAATCTGGAGGCGGCAGAAGAGATTGCCCGTCAATTACGCATCCGCGACATCGGCGGCCTGATCGTGATCGACTTTATCGATATGGCCAGCCGCAAGCATGGCCAACAGGTTGAAGAGACGCTGCGCAAGGCGTGCAAAGGTGATAAGGCGCGTATTCAGTTCGCCCGCATTTCCCGCTTTGGTCTGCTCGAAATGAGTCGTCAGCGCCTGCATCCCTCCGTTCGGGAATCGACCACCGAACCTTGTCCGCGCTGCCAGGGCCGCGGCTCGATCCGCACCGTCGAATCGATGGCCTTGCAAATGCTCACCCGTATGGAGGACTGGGCTGAAGAGGGTAAAAAACCGACCCTTATCGTTCAGGTGCCATCGGACACCGGCGAATACCTGATGAACAACAAGCGGGCAAATATCGCACGTATTGAAGAGGTGAATGAGGTTCAGATTACCCTGCAGATCAGGCCGGATCTCGATATCCCGCACTACCGTATCGAACGCCAGTGGACTGAAAACAACCAGCAGCGGGTTGAAGTGCTTGAAGACACCAGCAAAAAGATCAAGCCACCACGTTCCGGTCGCAAACTCAAGCCGGTAAAACCTGTGGTAGGCATCCCAACACCTCCTCCACCTGAACCTGAAGTGAAGAAAGATGGGCCGCTAAAGACCTTGCTCAACATACTCACCGGGGCCAATCGCAAGGAGAGGTTGCAGAGAGAGGCTGAAGAGGAGGAGCGTCGCAAGGAAGAGGAAGAGCAGCGCCAGAAACGACGTCGCAGTCGTGGCGGCAGGAATCGTCGCCGTGGTTCAAGTGAGAGAAACGGTGACGAGGTCGCTGCCTCCGACAGTGAACAGAAGCAGAGCAGCGAAGCGCAGAAACCAAAACGCAAACGCACCCGCAAGCCCAGACCTGAGAGAACGGAGCCAACTGATATTGTCGCCAGTGAAAATGATGAATCAGCCGGTGAAGCCAAACCTCGCAGGCGCAGGCGCAGGCGTAGACGCCCAGCCAGTAAAGATGGCGACTCATCTCAGTCTCAGGACCAGAGCCTGACTGAAGGCCAGGGCGCCAGCTCCGGCGAAACTCCTGAAACAGGTGGTGAGAACAGTCAGGAGAGCAGGGAAAAACGCTCCAGGCCAAGAAGGCGGAAACCTGCTGCAAGCAGTCAGGATACACCTGCCAGCGCTGAGAAACAGGAATCCGCCAGCTCAGCATCTGAGGTGGCAACCAACCCTGAAAAACAGAATCCAGCAGCCAGGCAGGAGAGCAAACCCGACGCGGTGGCTGCCCCGAGCGAGTGA
- a CDS encoding RluA family pseudouridine synthase — translation MARKMHENGILTVDQNEEGSRLDRVLIRQLGISHRSLILRLIRKGNVRVNRKRAKPETRLSCGDQIFLPASLREPEQQDHAVVPLSLLRKAEALSVLFEDEWLLAVNKPAGVVVHGGSGHDAGLIEALKEQRGLADLRLAHRLDRDTSGVLLLAKNLEALRRLTESFRERDMQKTYFALVAGHPFAHAGRMTSKLTKGVVRGGERMVVDSEEGKESITDYQVIMQYKKNGFDYSMVALTPHSGRTHQLRVQMQNEGHSILGDGKYGEREQLAAYKSLGGKGLMLHAWRLRLNHPVTGRQFELQAPWPKSWSPLLEK, via the coding sequence TTGGCAAGAAAAATGCACGAAAACGGTATCTTAACTGTAGACCAAAATGAAGAAGGAAGCCGCCTGGATCGGGTGCTGATTCGCCAGCTTGGTATTTCACATCGCTCATTGATTCTTCGACTGATCCGCAAAGGCAATGTGCGCGTCAACAGGAAGCGTGCAAAACCTGAAACACGCCTTTCATGTGGCGACCAGATCTTTCTACCTGCCAGCCTGCGTGAACCGGAGCAGCAGGATCATGCTGTGGTCCCACTCTCTCTTCTCAGGAAGGCAGAGGCACTGTCCGTGCTTTTCGAGGATGAGTGGCTGCTGGCAGTCAACAAGCCCGCAGGGGTCGTCGTGCACGGCGGTTCCGGTCACGATGCCGGGCTGATAGAAGCGCTCAAGGAGCAGCGCGGGCTGGCTGATCTCAGGCTTGCCCACCGACTTGATCGCGATACCTCCGGAGTACTGCTGTTGGCCAAGAATCTGGAGGCATTGAGAAGGCTTACCGAGTCCTTTCGTGAACGCGATATGCAGAAAACCTATTTCGCCCTTGTGGCTGGCCACCCCTTTGCCCATGCCGGGCGTATGACATCGAAACTAACCAAGGGCGTTGTGCGCGGCGGTGAGCGTATGGTGGTCGATTCGGAAGAGGGCAAAGAGTCCATCACAGACTATCAGGTCATCATGCAGTACAAGAAAAATGGTTTCGACTATTCGATGGTTGCGCTCACCCCTCATAGCGGGCGCACCCATCAATTGCGCGTGCAGATGCAGAATGAAGGGCATTCGATTCTCGGTGACGGTAAATACGGTGAAAGGGAGCAGCTTGCCGCCTATAAATCACTGGGTGGCAAAGGGCTGATGCTGCATGCATGGCGCTTACGTTTGAATCATCCGGTTACAGGCAGGCAGTTCGAACTTCAGGCGCCCTGGCCCAAGAGTTGGTCTCCGCTGCTTGAGAAATAG
- a CDS encoding outer membrane protein assembly factor BamD, whose protein sequence is MNIRLLRHLSVIPLLALFSGCASDDIEYTEAEKQYEAAKKRVEKGEYNMAAFELEKFSANFPYSTYAAKGELLRIFAAYKGSEFILSEMLSESFVERHPKHPHVDYALYMLAMSHYKQRGSESKDPTHNKLAIEAFKRLISEHPRSKYAKDGQARLQKLYDTIASHELIVGKYYFDRERYVAAANRFQTVIKEYQTTSAIEESLYYLAASYAEMGLFKDARQMALLLRHNYPNSEWSSRVKEYL, encoded by the coding sequence ATGAATATCCGCCTTCTCCGCCATCTGTCCGTTATCCCTCTGCTGGCCCTGTTCTCGGGATGTGCTTCCGATGACATTGAGTACACCGAAGCTGAAAAACAGTATGAAGCTGCGAAAAAGAGAGTTGAAAAAGGCGAGTATAATATGGCCGCGTTCGAACTTGAGAAGTTCAGCGCCAACTTCCCGTACAGTACCTATGCCGCCAAAGGAGAACTGCTGCGCATCTTTGCCGCCTATAAAGGCAGTGAGTTCATCCTGTCTGAAATGTTGAGCGAGAGCTTCGTAGAACGTCACCCCAAGCATCCACATGTCGACTACGCATTATATATGCTGGCCATGAGTCACTATAAACAGCGGGGCTCGGAATCAAAGGATCCGACACACAATAAGCTTGCCATCGAAGCCTTCAAAAGACTGATCAGTGAGCACCCGAGAAGCAAATATGCCAAAGACGGGCAGGCCCGACTGCAGAAGTTGTACGACACCATTGCATCGCACGAACTGATCGTAGGTAAATACTATTTTGATCGCGAGCGCTATGTCGCAGCTGCCAACCGTTTCCAGACGGTGATCAAGGAGTATCAGACAACTTCGGCAATCGAAGAATCGCTCTATTATCTTGCAGCTTCATATGCCGAAATGGGCCTCTTTAAAGATGCACGCCAGATGGCCCTCTTACTCAGACACAACTATCCGAACAGCGAATGGAGCAGCAGGGTCAAAGAGTATCTCTAA
- a CDS encoding acyl-CoA dehydrogenase — MFWILLLALLFGSLLLLVHTRLSLQLWLALLAVSDVLLMSAGMNYVVGVLLLLLIAAIYLILCFDDTRRMRVSRPLLDYIRNVLPPMSQTERDAVEAGTVWWDAELFQGNPDWNILLSTPKPELSEEEQAFLDGPVNELCGMLDDWQINHELRDLPAHVWDFIRSNGFFGMIIPKSYGGLEFSAYAHGCVIQKIASRSGAAAVTVMVPNSLGPAELLLAYGSDEQKDYYLPRLASGEEIPCFALTGPDAGSDAGSIPDTGIVCKVEFEGRETLGLRLNWEKRYITLGPIATVLGLAFHAYDPEHLLGEKEDLGITCALVPANFPGVEIGARHDPLNIAFLNGPNYGRDVFIPLEWVIGGEKMIGKGWRMLVERLSIGRGISLPSLSAAAGKMACDTAGSYARLRKQFRTSIGRFEGVEEALGRIGGMTYMMDATVRLTTSALDQGEKPAVLTAIAKRYLTESMRQVINDAMDVHGGRGICLGPSNYLGRTYQSIPVAITVEGANILTRNMMVFGQGAMRCHPWLQKEIEAASVEDGDEALLRFDEALMSHIRYTISNAARAALYGLTGGYAASSPVSGVTATYYRQIARYSAAMSAMADLALLTLGGTLKRKESISGRFADAMAYLYLASAVLKRFEDEGRQQGDLPLVHWSCQFSLYQVEQALAGVIRNFPIRLAAWKMRAWAFPLGMHRNPPNDHLTHQVAKLLIEPSGSRERLVAGIYSPADEEDMTGRLHHAMALTIQVEPIEKRLHKAGIIYTPDHSYSDWIAMLVKDQTINREEGDLLMAAKAAVRNAIMVDDFPIDMWGGKHANEKELAPI, encoded by the coding sequence ATGTTCTGGATTCTGCTTTTGGCCCTGCTTTTCGGATCACTACTTCTGCTGGTGCATACCAGACTCTCCCTCCAGCTATGGCTAGCCCTGCTGGCCGTTTCTGATGTTTTGCTGATGAGCGCCGGCATGAATTATGTGGTTGGTGTTCTGCTTCTTCTTTTGATCGCAGCCATATATCTCATCCTCTGCTTTGACGATACTCGCAGAATGCGGGTGAGCAGGCCGCTGCTCGATTATATCCGCAACGTACTGCCACCTATGTCACAGACTGAACGTGATGCGGTGGAGGCGGGTACGGTCTGGTGGGATGCGGAGCTTTTCCAGGGTAATCCGGACTGGAACATCCTGCTTAGCACACCGAAACCTGAACTCAGTGAAGAGGAACAAGCCTTCCTTGACGGCCCCGTGAACGAACTGTGTGGGATGCTTGATGATTGGCAGATCAATCACGAGTTGCGCGATCTTCCTGCCCATGTCTGGGATTTTATCCGCAGCAACGGCTTCTTTGGAATGATTATTCCGAAAAGCTACGGTGGACTGGAATTTTCCGCCTATGCGCATGGCTGTGTAATCCAGAAAATCGCCAGCCGAAGTGGTGCGGCAGCAGTGACGGTCATGGTGCCCAACTCGCTTGGCCCGGCTGAGCTCCTGCTGGCCTACGGTAGCGATGAGCAGAAAGATTATTATCTGCCGCGTCTTGCCAGCGGTGAGGAAATCCCCTGTTTTGCGTTGACAGGTCCGGATGCCGGCTCTGATGCCGGCTCGATCCCTGACACGGGCATTGTCTGCAAGGTTGAATTTGAAGGGCGGGAGACGCTTGGGCTTAGGCTTAACTGGGAGAAGCGTTATATTACTTTGGGGCCGATTGCCACGGTGCTTGGTCTGGCATTCCACGCTTACGATCCAGAGCACCTGCTGGGCGAAAAGGAGGACCTCGGCATTACCTGTGCATTGGTGCCGGCCAACTTTCCAGGTGTGGAGATTGGCGCCCGGCATGACCCGTTGAATATCGCTTTTCTTAATGGTCCGAATTACGGCAGAGATGTATTTATTCCGCTTGAGTGGGTGATTGGCGGAGAGAAGATGATAGGAAAAGGGTGGCGCATGCTGGTGGAGCGACTCTCCATCGGGCGCGGCATTTCCCTGCCTTCGCTGAGTGCAGCGGCGGGTAAAATGGCGTGTGATACTGCCGGTTCCTATGCCCGCCTGCGCAAGCAGTTCAGGACATCGATCGGCCGCTTTGAGGGGGTGGAGGAGGCGCTGGGCCGGATCGGCGGTATGACCTATATGATGGATGCTACGGTAAGGTTGACCACCTCTGCCCTTGATCAGGGTGAGAAGCCTGCTGTACTGACAGCTATCGCCAAACGCTATCTGACCGAAAGCATGCGCCAGGTCATCAACGATGCGATGGATGTACATGGTGGCCGCGGCATATGTCTCGGTCCATCCAATTATCTGGGACGAACCTACCAGTCGATACCTGTCGCCATTACCGTGGAGGGGGCAAATATCCTGACACGCAATATGATGGTGTTCGGTCAGGGTGCGATGCGATGCCATCCATGGCTGCAGAAAGAGATTGAGGCTGCCTCGGTTGAAGATGGGGATGAGGCGCTTCTCCGGTTCGATGAGGCGCTGATGTCCCACATCAGGTATACCATCTCCAATGCGGCCAGAGCGGCTCTCTACGGCCTGACAGGTGGCTACGCGGCATCTTCACCTGTGTCAGGTGTGACTGCGACCTACTATCGGCAGATTGCCCGGTATAGCGCTGCGATGTCAGCAATGGCCGATCTGGCTCTTTTGACGTTGGGTGGAACTCTGAAACGGAAGGAGTCCATATCCGGGCGTTTTGCCGATGCCATGGCCTATCTCTACCTCGCATCTGCGGTACTTAAACGTTTCGAAGATGAGGGGCGCCAGCAGGGGGATCTGCCGCTGGTTCACTGGTCGTGTCAGTTTTCACTTTATCAGGTGGAGCAGGCACTGGCCGGCGTGATTCGCAATTTCCCGATCAGACTGGCGGCATGGAAGATGCGTGCCTGGGCTTTTCCGCTGGGCATGCATCGCAATCCTCCGAATGATCACCTCACCCATCAGGTGGCGAAGCTTCTGATCGAACCCTCAGGGTCCCGTGAGCGCCTTGTTGCTGGCATCTATAGCCCAGCAGATGAAGAGGATATGACCGGTCGTCTGCACCATGCAATGGCGTTGACCATTCAGGTTGAACCGATTGAGAAACGACTTCATAAAGCAGGTATTATTTATACCCCGGATCACTCCTATAGCGACTGGATCGCGATGCTTGTTAAGGATCAGACTATAAACAGAGAGGAGGGGGACTTGCTCATGGCCGCAAAAGCTGCTGTAAGAAATGCCATCATGGTCGATGATTTCCCGATTGACATGTGGGGAGGTAAGCATGCCAATGAAAAGGAACTGGCTCCGATCTAG
- the pgeF gene encoding peptidoglycan editing factor PgeF, which produces MADSPLLRSELLERHGLIGLFTRRTGGVSPAPFDSFNFGKDIGDADHNIDQNLDILLKTAGLTALPHQARQVHGTDICNCSGTGYLHDACADILIASRPGTALGVRTADCLPLLLADSEAGIIAAVHAGWRGTAAAVAARAVDAMKQLGARPERMIATLGPCIGNCCFVIGEEAAEQLADCCEDAATCIRHSSEIRADIRELNRLQLKQSGLNPENIESFDECTVCHPERYYSYRRNGRNSGRHLAVVALPSRP; this is translated from the coding sequence ATGGCTGATTCCCCTCTCCTTCGCTCAGAGCTGCTTGAACGACATGGCCTTATCGGCCTGTTTACCCGGCGGACCGGAGGAGTAAGTCCCGCTCCGTTTGACAGTTTTAATTTCGGCAAGGACATCGGCGACGCCGATCATAACATCGATCAGAATCTGGATATCCTTCTGAAAACAGCCGGACTCACTGCGCTTCCGCATCAGGCCAGACAGGTGCATGGCACAGACATTTGCAACTGTTCCGGCACAGGTTATCTGCATGATGCTTGTGCTGATATTTTGATTGCATCCCGGCCTGGCACTGCACTCGGCGTGCGGACTGCAGACTGTCTGCCGCTCCTACTGGCTGATTCCGAAGCCGGTATCATTGCTGCAGTTCATGCAGGCTGGCGCGGTACTGCAGCAGCGGTTGCCGCACGGGCAGTTGATGCGATGAAACAACTCGGTGCCAGACCTGAGAGGATGATTGCTACGCTGGGACCATGCATCGGAAATTGCTGCTTTGTCATCGGCGAAGAGGCCGCTGAACAACTTGCAGATTGCTGTGAGGATGCAGCAACCTGTATTCGACACAGCTCCGAAATCAGGGCCGATATCAGGGAGCTGAACCGACTGCAACTAAAGCAGAGTGGCCTGAACCCTGAGAACATTGAGAGCTTTGATGAGTGTACCGTATGCCATCCTGAGCGCTATTACTCCTATCGCAGAAATGGACGAAACAGTGGCAGACATCTGGCCGTTGTCGCACTGCCCTCAAGACCGTAA
- a CDS encoding OmpP1/FadL family transporter, producing the protein MKRNILLVSMLFAGISTAQAGGYMVGEMATRATGMASAFTAVADDASAAWHNPAGVAFTEGRQLMLGSAVILTSNDFTSNSSNLIPAPATSVKAKDGTFFIPHAYFTYWDEESSLGASLSINSPFGLETDWPTTGLFASKNTFSRINMVMINPSVIFEVSGHLSFAAGVDYAYVNKVDLNNTAQLLSGDGDGWGGNASILYKGDSFNFGVTYRSRIKVDIKNGLITGGPALAGVLPALVGATTTGNTSLTLPDQLNVGFAFMPNEQWTLSFDADWVNWKTFKEIRIQYTPSLLSTVLTGGTNVNTLPENWKATIDLRAGAEWKYLPNMRARFGYIFSPTPIKDVDFSPSIPGNDRHIVSIGHGYDFTPETTLDLAYAYVHINKRNQTQSTGGTNALKNGTYKGNAHILMASINHRF; encoded by the coding sequence ATGAAACGAAATATTCTATTGGTTTCGATGCTGTTTGCCGGCATTTCGACCGCACAGGCGGGTGGATATATGGTCGGTGAGATGGCCACTCGTGCCACCGGTATGGCAAGCGCCTTTACTGCGGTGGCCGATGACGCTTCGGCGGCCTGGCACAATCCGGCCGGGGTGGCCTTTACCGAAGGCAGGCAGCTGATGCTTGGCAGTGCCGTGATCCTTACCAGCAACGATTTTACCAGCAACAGTTCCAACCTGATTCCTGCACCTGCTACATCGGTGAAGGCAAAGGATGGGACCTTCTTTATTCCACATGCCTATTTCACCTACTGGGATGAGGAGTCAAGCCTGGGGGCTTCTCTCAGCATCAATTCCCCTTTTGGATTGGAGACCGATTGGCCCACAACAGGGTTGTTTGCAAGCAAGAATACATTTTCCCGAATTAACATGGTGATGATCAACCCGAGCGTTATTTTCGAGGTTTCAGGTCACCTCTCTTTTGCAGCAGGTGTCGACTATGCCTATGTTAACAAAGTTGATCTCAATAATACCGCACAGCTTCTTAGTGGAGATGGCGATGGCTGGGGCGGCAACGCTTCCATTCTCTATAAAGGAGATAGTTTCAATTTTGGTGTTACATATCGAAGCAGGATTAAGGTCGACATTAAAAATGGGTTGATTACTGGTGGGCCTGCGTTGGCCGGAGTTCTTCCCGCTCTGGTTGGTGCCACAACCACAGGCAATACATCACTTACCCTTCCTGACCAGCTTAATGTTGGGTTTGCATTTATGCCTAACGAGCAGTGGACATTGAGTTTTGATGCTGATTGGGTGAACTGGAAGACCTTCAAGGAGATTCGTATCCAGTATACCCCTTCCCTTCTGTCGACTGTTCTGACTGGTGGTACCAATGTGAATACTCTTCCTGAAAACTGGAAAGCAACTATCGACCTCAGGGCAGGTGCTGAGTGGAAATATCTGCCGAACATGCGCGCACGGTTTGGCTATATCTTCTCTCCTACTCCGATCAAAGATGTTGATTTCTCACCATCAATTCCGGGAAATGACCGTCATATTGTATCAATCGGGCATGGCTACGACTTCACTCCTGAAACAACACTTGATCTCGCATATGCCTATGTTCATATCAACAAGAGAAACCAGACACAGTCAACCGGTGGAACGAATGCTTTGAAGAACGGAACCTATAAAGGTAATGCACATATTCTTATGGCATCAATTAATCACCGTTTCTAA
- a CDS encoding RluA family pseudouridine synthase → MSIADPLHPLLVCVTSDQDGKRADAILASGSGLSRNHIQQLLKDGFIRDGNGCLFTQPSRRVREGEQFTIDLPPTKPLELSAEDIPLDILFEDEHLLVINKPAGMVVHPSHGHDQGTLVHALLHHCPNLPGINGVERPGIVHRLDKDTSGSLLIAKTEISHRRLTEMFAAHDLDRQYVAWCRGNPSWRVKRIELPVGRHPQQRQKMAVVTGGREAITDATVEHIFGPFSQLRLQLHTGRTHQIRVHLSHEKLPILGDPVYGRSYNPGSNIPEPTRGLICSLTRQALHAEVLAFKHPITDEALHFTAPLPDDLRRLSLALKQNYG, encoded by the coding sequence GTGAGCATAGCTGACCCTTTACATCCCCTGCTCGTCTGCGTAACCAGCGATCAGGATGGTAAACGTGCGGATGCGATTCTGGCCTCAGGAAGTGGCCTGAGCCGGAATCATATCCAGCAACTTCTCAAGGATGGCTTCATCCGGGATGGTAATGGCTGCCTGTTTACTCAACCCTCAAGGCGCGTCCGTGAGGGTGAGCAGTTCACTATCGACCTGCCCCCAACAAAGCCGCTTGAACTGAGCGCGGAGGATATCCCCCTCGACATTCTCTTTGAGGATGAGCATCTGCTGGTGATTAACAAGCCGGCAGGCATGGTCGTGCATCCGTCGCATGGTCATGATCAGGGAACACTCGTGCATGCTCTGTTGCACCACTGCCCCAACCTTCCCGGCATTAATGGTGTAGAGCGGCCGGGAATCGTGCACAGGCTAGATAAAGACACCTCTGGAAGCCTTCTGATTGCCAAAACCGAGATCAGCCACCGCCGGTTGACTGAAATGTTTGCCGCACATGATCTCGACAGGCAGTACGTTGCCTGGTGTCGCGGCAACCCCAGCTGGCGCGTGAAAAGAATTGAACTGCCAGTCGGCAGACATCCGCAACAACGTCAGAAGATGGCTGTGGTAACCGGAGGTCGCGAGGCGATTACTGATGCAACCGTCGAACACATTTTCGGCCCGTTCAGCCAGCTCAGGCTGCAACTGCATACCGGACGCACCCACCAGATTCGCGTCCACCTCTCGCATGAAAAACTTCCGATTCTTGGCGATCCGGTTTATGGCCGCAGTTATAATCCTGGTTCTAACATTCCCGAACCGACGAGAGGTCTGATCTGCTCCCTGACCAGACAGGCGCTGCATGCAGAGGTTCTTGCATTCAAGCACCCGATCACTGACGAGGCCCTGCATTTTACCGCACCACTGCCGGATGACCTGCGACGGCTCTCTCTGGCTTTGAAACAGAACTATGGCTGA